A genomic segment from Methanobrevibacter boviskoreani JH1 encodes:
- a CDS encoding CBS domain-containing protein codes for MMENIKVRDLMTTNVVTVDPDEEVVFAFERLMKHKISAMPVIDNNKMVGIVTATDLGHNLILDKYTLGTKVVDVMVKQVAFVRPDDSVMEAVSEMDNNAPGNEIVNQLPVLDHGKLVGIISDGDIISALKKEFS; via the coding sequence ATGATGGAGAACATTAAAGTACGGGATTTAATGACAACTAATGTGGTTACCGTTGACCCTGATGAGGAGGTTGTTTTTGCTTTTGAAAGATTAATGAAACATAAAATTAGTGCTATGCCTGTAATAGATAATAATAAAATGGTAGGTATTGTAACTGCTACTGATTTAGGTCATAATCTCATTTTAGATAAATATACCTTAGGTACTAAAGTAGTGGATGTTATGGTTAAACAAGTTGCTTTTGTTAGACCTGACGATAGTGTAATGGAAGCAGTTTCCGAAATGGACAATAATGCTCCGGGAAATGAAATAGTTAATCAATTACCTGTTTTAGACCATGGTAAATTAGTGGGAATTATTTCTGATGGGGATATTATTTCCGCTTTAAAAAAGGAGTTTAGTTAA
- a CDS encoding class II glutamine amidotransferase, with protein MCELFAYSSDNPLEINEYLKDFYSHCNCHPHGWGLALLDSSNYSVYKEPVCARMSLNLKNLLEKPIINKNVFAHIRLATIGKLIPSNCHPFYKKDDSNRMWTLIHNGTIFDSSDLCRYSMIQEGSTDSERVLLYIIDNINKLESQKNRSLDVKERFDLLSNLVSNLSFNNKLDFLLHDGEYIYVHMNCRDSLHYFKFNHGVMFSTVPLNDGHWEDVPLNTLLCFKNGKLIFKSNTHNNEYIETPEQLIFIKKFLNSLDKVSEGDFLW; from the coding sequence ATGTGTGAATTATTTGCTTATTCTTCAGATAATCCCTTAGAAATAAATGAATATTTAAAAGACTTTTATTCTCATTGTAATTGTCATCCACATGGATGGGGTTTAGCTTTATTAGATTCTTCAAATTATTCTGTTTATAAAGAGCCTGTTTGTGCAAGAATGAGTTTAAATTTGAAAAATCTTTTAGAAAAGCCTATAATCAATAAAAATGTTTTTGCACATATTAGACTAGCTACAATAGGTAAATTAATTCCCTCTAATTGTCATCCTTTCTATAAAAAAGATGATTCTAACAGAATGTGGACATTAATTCATAATGGAACAATATTTGATAGTTCAGATTTATGTAGATATTCCATGATTCAAGAGGGAAGTACTGATTCTGAAAGAGTTTTACTTTATATTATTGATAACATTAATAAACTTGAATCTCAAAAAAATAGAAGCTTGGATGTTAAAGAACGTTTTGATTTATTAAGCAATCTAGTTTCAAACTTATCTTTTAATAACAAATTAGACTTCTTGCTTCATGATGGTGAATATATTTATGTTCATATGAATTGTAGAGACTCTTTACACTACTTTAAATTTAATCATGGTGTCATGTTTTCAACAGTCCCATTAAATGATGGTCATTGGGAAGATGTGCCATTAAACACTTTATTATGCTTTAAAAACGGTAAATTAATATTTAAATCCAACACTCATAATAATGAATACATTGAAACTCCTGAACAGTTGATCTTTATTAAGAAATTTTTAAATTCATTAGATAAAGTATCTGAAGGAGATTTTTTATGGTAG
- a CDS encoding glutamate--cysteine ligase: MEDIFSLSNIEKYFTGEQLLEGLFGIEWEGLRTLKNGHLSLKPHPTVFGNKLDNPYITTDFSESQFEIITPAFDSVEKAFQFFSFISDLVNVSLGEDEFMWFQSLPCILPEPDKIPIAKFSSDRDLAKRFSDYRKGLAKKYGLQKQLISGIHFNFSFKDEMVQELYKHIIEDTFIDISYRDFKDKLYLKIARNYIRHSWLIIYLTGCSVAAHRTFTDECTNLMQYSDNKGSFYTESGPSLRNSSCGYKNLDPLRPSYNNVAEFTSDVQGYIDEGKLSEAKELYTQIRLKPKNPSKMLESLNEDGIQYIEIRSLDINPFYKCGLIQKDMDFLHLFLIYMLVMDESDYGDWQNEAILNEEKVAQYGYLPDLKLLKDGKEISFQDWGLKIFEDMENLVETFNMDYFKPILTSLKRRFCNPSLTYGKRLLKLIKKDGFIESQVILSMNNKKTSEYIIRNTDILQDERFKKYVPIALQGKYSG; the protein is encoded by the coding sequence ATGGAAGATATTTTTAGTTTATCAAATATAGAAAAATATTTTACTGGTGAACAGTTATTGGAAGGTTTATTTGGAATAGAATGGGAAGGTCTAAGAACCTTAAAAAATGGTCATTTATCTTTAAAACCACATCCTACAGTTTTTGGAAACAAGTTAGATAATCCTTATATTACTACTGATTTTTCTGAGAGTCAATTTGAAATCATCACTCCTGCATTTGACAGTGTTGAAAAGGCATTCCAATTCTTTTCATTTATTTCTGATTTAGTTAATGTTTCTTTAGGTGAGGATGAATTCATGTGGTTTCAATCTTTACCTTGTATACTTCCAGAACCAGATAAAATACCCATTGCGAAATTTTCCAGTGATAGGGATTTGGCTAAAAGATTTTCAGATTATAGAAAAGGTCTTGCAAAAAAATATGGTCTTCAAAAACAATTAATCTCAGGTATTCATTTTAATTTTTCATTTAAAGATGAGATGGTTCAAGAGCTTTATAAACATATTATTGAGGATACATTTATTGATATTAGTTATAGGGATTTTAAAGATAAACTATATCTGAAGATTGCAAGAAATTATATTAGGCATTCCTGGTTAATCATATATCTTACGGGATGTTCCGTTGCGGCTCATAGAACCTTTACAGATGAATGTACTAATCTAATGCAGTATAGTGATAATAAAGGAAGTTTCTATACAGAATCAGGACCATCCTTAAGAAATTCCTCCTGCGGTTATAAAAATTTGGATCCGTTAAGGCCTAGCTATAACAATGTGGCTGAGTTCACATCTGATGTTCAAGGATATATAGATGAAGGTAAATTATCAGAGGCTAAGGAATTATATACACAGATTAGATTAAAGCCTAAAAATCCAAGTAAAATGCTTGAATCATTAAATGAAGATGGTATTCAATATATTGAAATTAGATCATTGGATATTAATCCTTTCTATAAATGTGGTTTGATCCAGAAGGATATGGATTTTTTACATCTATTTTTAATATATATGCTTGTTATGGATGAGTCTGACTATGGGGATTGGCAAAACGAGGCTATTTTAAATGAGGAGAAGGTTGCACAATATGGCTATCTTCCGGACTTAAAACTACTAAAGGATGGAAAGGAAATAAGTTTTCAGGATTGGGGATTAAAGATTTTTGAGGATATGGAAAACCTTGTAGAAACTTTTAATATGGATTATTTTAAACCTATTTTAACCTCACTTAAAAGGAGATTTTGTAATCCTTCATTAACATATGGTAAGCGTCTTCTTAAGTTAATTAAAAAAGATGGATTTATAGAAAGTCAAGTCATTTTATCTATGAATAATAAGAAGACAAGTGAGTACATTATTAGAAATACCGATATATTACAGGATGAAAGATTTAAAAAATATGTTCCCATTGCACTTCAAGGTAAATATTCCGGTTAA
- a CDS encoding iron-containing alcohol dehydrogenase codes for MSNEFLETNNSFFDTVSTHVEFGSGKLNQISEFLPDAKKALIVTTNGKSVKRNGYLDTLIENLNKKGIEYVVFDEIEPNPLNTTIDKGADVAKEEKCDIIIAIGGGSAMDASKAIALVANNPGKLWDYVQFGKGGKKTPQNKALPLVAIPTTAGTGSEADMGAVVSNNETKEKTAIFGQDLFPVLSIIDPELMVSVPEKYTAFQGFDAISHSLEGYINGIVNMYSDMYALEAVRNVHDYLHKAVNNGNDLEAREKVAFGSYLSGLVMSVGNTSSLHSLEHALSAYHHDLPHGLGLILLSKAYFKFLINKHVCDDRFIKLAKVMGIEDAEDPMDFITALDKFHKDIKVDGYKMSDYGVSPDEFEAMAHTAFDSMGILFTVDRYEFTVEDVVKIYEESFE; via the coding sequence ATGTCAAATGAATTTTTAGAAACTAATAATAGTTTTTTTGATACTGTATCAACTCATGTTGAATTTGGTAGTGGTAAACTAAATCAAATTTCTGAATTTTTACCTGATGCTAAAAAAGCTTTAATTGTTACAACTAATGGAAAATCAGTTAAAAGAAATGGTTACTTGGATACTTTAATAGAAAACTTAAATAAAAAAGGTATCGAATATGTGGTATTTGATGAGATTGAACCGAATCCTTTAAACACTACAATTGATAAAGGTGCAGACGTTGCTAAGGAAGAAAAATGTGATATAATTATTGCAATTGGTGGTGGAAGTGCAATGGATGCCTCTAAAGCAATTGCATTAGTCGCAAATAATCCTGGAAAACTATGGGATTATGTTCAATTTGGTAAAGGGGGTAAAAAGACTCCTCAAAATAAGGCATTGCCTTTAGTTGCTATTCCAACTACTGCGGGAACTGGTTCTGAAGCAGATATGGGTGCTGTTGTAAGTAATAATGAAACTAAAGAAAAAACTGCAATTTTTGGACAAGATTTATTCCCTGTTCTTTCAATTATAGATCCTGAATTAATGGTATCTGTTCCTGAGAAATACACTGCATTTCAAGGATTTGATGCAATATCTCACAGTCTTGAAGGTTATATCAATGGTATTGTTAATATGTACTCTGATATGTATGCTTTAGAAGCTGTACGTAATGTTCATGACTATTTACATAAAGCGGTAAATAATGGAAATGATCTTGAGGCTAGGGAAAAGGTAGCATTTGGAAGTTATCTATCTGGTCTTGTAATGAGTGTTGGAAATACCAGTAGTTTACACTCCCTTGAACATGCATTATCTGCATACCACCATGATCTCCCACATGGTTTAGGTTTAATCCTACTTAGTAAAGCATACTTTAAATTTTTAATCAATAAACATGTCTGTGATGATAGATTTATTAAATTAGCAAAAGTAATGGGTATTGAAGATGCTGAGGATCCTATGGATTTCATCACTGCGTTAGACAAATTCCATAAAGATATTAAAGTTGATGGATATAAAATGTCTGATTATGGTGTAAGTCCTGATGAATTTGAGGCAATGGCTCATACTGCATTCGATAGTATGGGCATATTGTTTACAGTAGATCGTTATGAATTTACTGTGGAAGATGTTGTAAAAATCTATGAGGAATCTTTTGAATAG
- a CDS encoding cation diffusion facilitator family transporter, translating to MNADDRHKAGRNAALTGIIGNTFLTIFNIVVGMISGSYALVAEGAHTFSDVATSIIAYIGFRFANKPADEEHPLGHGRAEAISGLTIVVFLAIIAYEIIRGAVDKLFFAQAVTAPSELAGVMAIIGMIINIIMSQNIIRIGQNIRSPAIVADGKHQRVDLLSSLAILIGVIISRLGYTKVDPVIGLFIGLMIVKIALEVAKDNIDNIMGKVPSKELIEDIEKEALSIDGVYGIHDIRINYLGSYATVTFHIELDPKLSLIESHEITHKVQNKVENKIDIIHGVTAHACPYGVKYNHEQQIDEEY from the coding sequence ATGAATGCTGATGACAGACATAAAGCTGGAAGAAATGCTGCTTTAACTGGTATAATTGGAAATACATTCCTTACAATATTCAACATTGTTGTTGGAATGATATCCGGAAGTTATGCACTTGTAGCTGAAGGTGCACATACATTCTCGGATGTTGCAACCTCAATAATTGCATATATAGGTTTTAGATTTGCAAATAAACCTGCAGATGAGGAACACCCATTAGGACATGGAAGGGCTGAGGCAATAAGCGGGCTTACAATAGTTGTTTTCCTTGCAATAATTGCATATGAAATTATAAGGGGAGCTGTTGACAAATTATTCTTCGCACAAGCCGTTACTGCTCCTTCAGAACTTGCAGGAGTAATGGCAATAATCGGAATGATAATTAATATAATCATGAGTCAGAATATCATTAGAATCGGCCAGAATATCCGCAGCCCTGCAATTGTGGCAGATGGAAAACATCAAAGGGTGGACCTATTATCATCACTTGCAATATTGATTGGGGTAATCATATCAAGATTAGGATATACAAAAGTAGACCCAGTTATTGGTCTTTTCATTGGTTTGATGATAGTTAAAATAGCTTTAGAAGTTGCAAAAGATAATATTGACAATATTATGGGAAAGGTTCCCTCAAAGGAGTTAATCGAGGATATCGAAAAAGAGGCACTTTCTATTGATGGAGTTTATGGAATTCATGATATCAGAATCAATTATTTAGGTTCATATGCAACTGTAACCTTCCATATTGAATTAGACCCTAAATTAAGCTTAATTGAATCACATGAGATTACCCATAAGGTACAAAATAAGGTAGAAAATAAAATTGACATTATCCATGGTGTTACTGCTCATGCTTGTCCTTATGGTGTAAAATATAATCATGAACAACAAATTGATGAAGAATACTGA